A stretch of the Aegilops tauschii subsp. strangulata cultivar AL8/78 chromosome 4, Aet v6.0, whole genome shotgun sequence genome encodes the following:
- the LOC109780214 gene encoding uncharacterized protein, with translation MLEELLIFTRGGLILWSSCRALAGGAALLKGSPIDALIRSCLLEERSGDAGFTKDAYALKWTFNNDLGLVFVAVYQRMLHLLYVDDLLAAVRRDFSQIYNPKRVSYDDLFTETFRQLHLEAEARAEAMKKSRQQPANPSSGGAARGPAGKKLGPNGRPGGGAGGKKNSGSGKDDSDGGDSGKEQNGGFTANGGSVAKGGQENGAVKDTSRAARAVVVDNDGKENGDPNDGAFDVNTLRRKTGGKKGGGGGGGKKNDVKKPAKTEPKKVVKQMRVWDDKPPKNEKLDFTDPADERGEEVIEKVLTNQGDSMMDKDEDLSSDSEDEEEEEEENAGAGQKKKGWFSSMFKSIAGNNVLEKSDLQPALKALKDRLMTKNVAEEIAEKLCESVAASLEGKKLGSFTRISSTVQTAMEEALLRILTPRRSIDILRDVQAAKERGKPYVVVFVGVNGVGKSTNLAKVAYWLLQHNLSVMMAACDTFRSGAVEQLRTHARRLQIPIFEKGYEKDPAVVAKEAIQEATRNKSDVVLVDTAGRMQDNEPLMRALSKLINLNKPDLVLFVGEALVGNDAVDQLNKFNQKLADLSTVPTARLIDGILLTKFDTIDDKVGAALSMVYISGSPVMFVGCGQSYTDLKKLNVKSIVKTLLK, from the exons ATGCTGGAGGAGCTGCTCATCTTCACGCGGGGCGGCCTGATCCTGTGGTCGTCCTGCCGGGCCCTGGCCGGCGGCGCCGCGCTCCTCAAGGGCTCCCCCATCGACGCGCTCATCCGCTCCTGCCTGCTCGAGGAGCGGTCCGGCGACGCCGGCTTCACCAAGGACGCCTACGCGCTCAAGTGGACCTTCAACAACGACCTCGGCCTCGTCTTCGTCGCCGTCTACCAGCGCATGCTCCACCTCCTCTACGTCGACGACCTGCTCGCCGCCGTCCGCAGGGACTTCTCCCAGATCTACAACCCCAAAAGGGTTTCATATGACGATTTGTTCACCGAGACGTTCCGGCAGCTGCACCTCGAGGCCGAGGCGCGCGCCGAGGCCATGAAGAAGTCCAGGCAGCAGCCCGCCAACCCCTCCTCCGGCGGTGCTGCCCGTGGTCCCGCCGGCAAGAAGCTCGGCCCCAATGGCCGccctggtggtggtgctggtgggaAGAAGAACTCTGGCTCTGGGAAGGATGACTCCGACGGCGGCGACTCGGGGAAGGAGCAGAACGGTGGTTTCACTGCTAACGGTGGTAGCGTCGCCAAGGGCGGGCAGGAGAATGGTGCTGTCAAGGACACTTCTCGCGCCGCCCGGGCTGTTGTTGTTGACAATGACGGCAAGGAGAACGGGGACCCCAACGACGGGGCCTTCGATGTAAATACCTTGCGTAGGAAGACAGGAGGAAAGaagggcggcggtggcggcggcggcaagaAGAACGATGtgaagaagccggccaagaccgagCCCAAGAAGGTTGTCAAGCAGATGAGGGTCTGGGACGACAAACCGCCGAAGAACGAGAAGCTGGACTTCACGGACCCGGCTGACGAGAGAGGGGAGGAGGTGATTGAGAAGGTGCTTACCAACCAGGGGGACAGCATGATGGATAAGGATGAAGATCTGAGCAGCGATAGTgaggacgaagaggaagaggaagaggagaatGCTGGGGCTGGCCAGAAGAAGAAGGGCTGGTTCTCCTCCATGTTCAAGAG CATTGCAGGTAACAATGTACTTGAGAAGTCTGATCTGCAACCTGCACTCAAAGCTCTTAAAGATAGACTGATGACAAAGAATGTG GCTGAAGAAATAGCAGAAAAGCTTTGTGAATCAGTAGCAGCTAGCCTTGAGGGCAAGAAGCTAGGTTCCTTCACAAGAATTTCTTCTACTGTTCAG ACAGCTATGGAGGAGGCTCTTCTTCGCATTTTAACTCCAAGGCGATCCATTGACATATTAAGGGATGTACAAGCTGCCAAGGAGCGTGGCAAGCCATATGTCGTTGTTTTTGTTGGAGTGAATGGAGTTGGAAAATCTACCAATCTTGCAAAG GTCGCTTATTGGCTTCTTCAGCATAACCTCAGTGTCATGATGGCAGCATGCGATACCTTCAGATCTGGTGCTGTTGAGCAGCTGCGGACTCATGCTCGCAGGCTTCAG ATACCTATATTTGAGAAGGGATATGAGAAGGATCCAGCAGTTGTGGCGAAAGAAGCTATCCAGGAAGCCACTCGAAACAAATCAGATGTTGTTCTTGTTGATACGGCTGGCCGTATGCAG GATAATGAGCCACTGATGAGAGCACTCTCCAAGCTCATCAATCTCAACAAGCCAGATCTGGTCTTGTTTGTGGGAGAAGCATTGGTTGGAAATGATGCAGTCGATCAACTCAACAAGTTCAATCAG aaaTTGGCAGATCTTTCCACTGTTCCCACAGCGAGGCTGATTGATGGTATCCTGCTCACCAAGTTTGACACTATCGACGACAAG GTCGGAGCTGCGCTGTCCATGGTTTACATATCTGGATCTCCGGTCATGTTCGTCGGATGCGGGCAGTCCTACACTGACCTGAAGAAGCTGAACGTGAAATCCATTGTGAAGACCCTCCTGAAGTAA
- the LOC109780215 gene encoding F-box protein At5g07610: MNSQNSVTLLQQTKSFNFLGEKKSSAFTFARVDFPEPLSSEKLGAAGCISVGRRRLNQDPPDLTCPLPRLSRFRSMEEADKGEVFERNNKSRLDSHPGTPAGTATACRLTDDLILEILSRIPARSLHRFKCVSVRWRDLIADPANRKKLPQTLAGFLYTTTAGRNRHHFASVSCGAAPFDPSLPYLQPSKYKDMAQVDSCNGLLLYLSSSKNMVNPWALEEDDFRFVVCNPATGRWVELPPQPQAPADRFRYNCMAGLAFDPAVSSHFHVFCFEETTVETYMTGVNIYSSRTGAWSRRDGGIVEKVALFFYSKGVFLGGMMYVIGNPKGISNEHVLLGIDMQGKVRKTIPMPYGRRFGTIGSSQGCLLYAVSSVDDNNKILVSEIELWCLKDCDSKEMVLKHTASIDELMSMTGEKYRVVGIHPDCDTIFLVSHGGDTLVAYDMQHQKVGCIINLEKNTQRFLPYVPLFSESLADGDGR; this comes from the exons ATGAATTCTCAAAATTCGGTAACTCTTCTACAACAAACAAAGAGCTTCAATTTCCTCGGGGAAAAAAAGAGTTCAGCATTCACATTCGCAAGAGTTGATTTTCCTGAGCCGCTGTCCTCCGAGAAGCTAGGCGCCGCCGGCTGCATCTCCGTCGGCCGTCGCCGCCTAAACCAAG ATCCACCAGACCTTACCTGTCCCCTGCCTAGGCTCTCCCGCTTCCGATCCATGGAGGAGGCGGATAAAGGGGAGGTCTTCGAGAGGAACAACAAGTCGAGGCTGGACAGCCATCCGGGGACGCCGGCGGGGACGGCCACGGCCTGCCGGCTCACCGACGACCTCATCCTGGAGATCCTCTCCCGCATCCCCGCCAGATCCCTCCACCGCTTCAAGTGCGTCTCCGTGCGCTGGCGCGACCTCATCGCCGACCCCGCCAACCGCAAGAAGCTGCCCCAGACCCTCGCCGGCTTCCTCTACACGACCACCGCCGGCCGGAATCGCCACCACTTCGCCAGCGTCTCCTGCGGCGCAGCCCCGTTCGACCCTTCCCTCCCTTACCTGCAGCCTAGCAAGTACAAGGACATGGCTCAGGTGGACTCCTGCAATGGCCTCCTTCTCTACCTAAGCTCCAGCAAGAACATGGTGAACCCTTGGGCTTTGGAAGAGGATGATTTCCGTTTTGTTGTGTGCAATCCGGCCACTGGGAGGTGGGTGGAGCTGCCCCCTCAACCGCAGGCGCCGGCAGACAGATTTAGATATAACTGTATGGCAGGCCTGGCTTTTGATCCGGCAGTCTCATCCCATTTCCACGTTTTTTGTTTCGAGGAGACCACCGTGGAAACGTACATGACAGGAGTGAACATCTACTCGTCACGAACAGGGGCCTGGAGTCGCAGAGATGGTGGGATTGTTGAGAAAGTGGCGCTGTTCTTCTATAGTAAGGGTGTCTTTCTCGGCGGTATGATGTACGTGATTGGCAACCCGAAGGGCATCAGCAACGAGCATGTGCTCTTGGGGATTGACATGCAAGGTAAAGTGCGGAAGACTATCCCTATGCCGTACGGTCGAAGATTTGGTACGATTGGATCGTCGCAGGGGTGCTTACTCTATGCTGTATCTTCCGTCGATGATAACAATAAAATCCTAGTTTCTGAGATAGAACTCTGGTGCCTCAAGGATTGTGACAGTAAAGAAATGGTTCTGAAGCATACTGCCAGCATCGATGAGCTTATGAGCATGACTGGGGAGAAGTACAGGGTGGTTGGGATTCATCCAGATTGCGACACCATTTTCCTGGTTTCACATGGAGGTGATACCTTGGTAGCGTACGATATGCAACATCAGAAAGTTGGTTGTATCATTAATCTTGAGAAGAATACTCAACGATTTCTACCTTATGTTCCTCTGTTCTCGGAGTCATTAGCAGATGGAGATGGGCGGTAG